Genomic window (Syngnathus typhle isolate RoL2023-S1 ecotype Sweden linkage group LG19, RoL_Styp_1.0, whole genome shotgun sequence):
CTGCAGAAACATGCGACAGAGCGACGTTGCAGGACAAATGGCAAGCTTTATGTCTGCCCATGGAGCAGCTGGAGAACATGTTGATACTGGGCAACTTTGGCATGGACGTCAGCTGCATGGAGTTTTTTGCGCTGGGCTGCACTGCTCTGGGAGATGTAAGCATTTTGCATGATGATGACTTTGTTTGAGATGTAAAACGGATATTTAGCTAGGCCATGAGGGATTTAAATGAATTGATTAGTACTACTGCAAGGGGGCGGgcagacggagggagggagcacAGTAGCTCATTTAAAGTCATGGAAAGCATTCACGGGCAATGGCCTCCAATGACATCCACACTGAGTGACAGTACATTCCAAGCATGGCAAACACTTGCGGATGATGTGCTCAATGCTCGTTGAGCTGGAAAAAAGTCAATGCTGTTCGACACTTTGACCACACGAGGGCAGTCAAGCTCTGTATTACCGGTGCTTTAGTGCGTATCCCAACATGCTGTGTTTGTGTCTTTTCCAAGTCTCTCAAGACCGCCCTCAAGGTGGCCTGTGAGATCCTGACtgaggatgaggaggggggAGCTGCAAGGATCCCCTTTGAGATATTTTCATTGCTATGCACCTACCTAGCTAACCTGGACCCGGAAATGCCGCAGAGCCACATCAACGGCTTCCTCGCTAGTCTGGAGCCACAAGCGTAAGTTCCTTCTGATGTTTTTGCATGCTGTGTATACCTTCTTCAAGATTTGTGACAAGTGAGAACATTGTGACCTCTGCAAAAGACACTTTGGGCGTTGAGCCAGGTCCTGCAGCCTCAGACGACCTAATGAGCTAGTGTTCTGACGCGTCACTTTTTCTTTCCTGGGAGCAAGAAGCAGAACGGAATTGTTTTGGGAGTTTCTACATCAGCAGGAAAGAAAGCgaaaaaaaagactcaacaaAATGACACCGTTAATGAATTGGCCTGGCAGAGCTCCTTCGAGCACATTGCTCCCAATTACGGGTCGATATCTTTGCAGGCCTTCATTCACCATTATTTGGCTTTAAGTCAGGTTTGAGTTTTTTTAATGAGTAGCAAGAGGGGGATCAGTGTCAAATGGATTATCCAGAGTTCATCATTAGACGTACAGATGACCTTGCGGCTAATACCGCACAGCTAATACAGCTTATAGTGTTTGCGTGTGATGTCATGTTTCATAACCCTTGAAACATGATATCATGGCAAAGATAGCAACACCTCTTCTTGACCATTCCAAAAAACTGCAACATGTAGTGCAAAATAGAATAGGAGCGAGCGGACACAAAAGGCCTCCTGGCTGTTGCGCAATATGTTACAGAACAGCATGATGGAGGCTTTTTGTACCCAAGAGAAGTTTTCGCAGTCACTTTATTGGCTACAATTTACTCATTGTGACACGGCAATGTTGCAGAAAAGCGCAGCACGGCATGATCAAACCTCTTGACTTCATCCATCGGGAGGATATGCAGCCGCCCAGTGACTCATCGGACAAAACAGTGTCATGACTTCTGAGTGTGTAATCTTGAAATGCCTGCCAGCATATGCtcagtatttattattttaaaaaaaaagtcattgtggAACTGTATTAAGTATCTGCAATCTTCTAGAGAGGGAACCACTACCGTGATTAGTAATCAGTCAAGCACAACCCCTCCCACCCTTTTGTAACCCTCTAATCTTATTGAAgtactgatgatgtcatcatccAGGCATATTTGGAAGATGCTTAATTCATTACTGAGACAACACTAACCATGCATTTTGTTCAATAGTTAATCACTCttttccaacaattcaaacaacTCTCTATTGAGTTGTTGACATGGCTGTTATCGTTTGCCCGTGTCTACACAGagatttgtgtgtttgcacgAATGCCAGAATGTCTCTATTATTCTTCCATCTTTAGGAAGATGCTAAGAATAAAAGAAGCTATTTGTATTGACTGTGTTTGAGAATGGCTTTGTCACACATGACCAAACATCACTATAAAAAAGAATAATTGAGGGTCATTGCgagctgattaaaaaaacagttgacattttattaattAGTGTTCCACTGGGAGAACGTCGTTAGAGAATTTCAATAAATCATAGAACCATTCAGGTAAGCTTCGCAAAAAAAGGCCACTGTTGTAAATGCCCAAAATCCATTCCAGCTGTTTCAATTTTCAAACTAAATTTCCCATAAAAAATAACGTAGAGGTTTAATTGGTTCCACACTTAAACTGTCATTCTCTATTTTAAGTTCAAGTGATTACATTGTAAACAGAGTTTGAACACTTTTCACCATCGTAGAAGAGTGAAGTAAGACTTGTTTATTCTTTCACCGATGCCGATCGCTGACATTGCTACTCGCCCATCCCTGTTTTAAACATACAAATTGTCAACATATGACCTGCGCTACTAAATCTCAAAAGCACATGACTGAGATTCTGGTCCCAAAAGACTTTGTTGTTCGCCCCCATAATTAAACGACAACTTCCCATTTCTGGTTTGTCCGTAAATGGTTCGGAAAGTACACTTGTGTTTGTCCACAAGAAAGAGCCACGCTAGACAGCCGTTGAATTTTACAGCCCTCTGTGGCCGTCTGAATCATCTACCAAATGACTTTGGTTTGCTTTGATTCGacatgagaaaaaagaaaaaaaagttgaatttaAAATTGATGCTGTGGCTATAGTTGTGTTAATTACTACTTGTCTAGGTCCTACATTGCAGTGTGTgtataaaaacatgttttttccatTTACTTCTTTTGactttcaataaataaatcaggcaaTGTTTTACGTCACATTCACGTAAAGTGGCAATATTTTGAGCTTCTTTGTGGGCTTTTGCTTTTAAAAGAAATCCTGCATGTAAATATGAGCAATGGTGACTGTCACCCACACAACACCATGCCTAATGGTACCATAGCGATGATGGGCCAGCCACATGAGATCAATCCCAGCTCTCAACGGGGGGGCATAGAACAAGGTAGAATATTAATAGGCTCACACTGGGACTGTTatgcatttgctttttttttttttttccaatacagGCGACGGTCACAAGCAAGTGACATTCAGGAACCTGGCAAAATCACATTTGAAGGAAATGCTTAATTATAAGAAGCAAATATTGTCATATTGATGTTGTTAGGAGAAGAATGAAATACCAACCTGGCTGCACCTGATCAACTAAAAACGCAGTTTATCACTTTTTATTGCAGCactgcaaatcttttttttcctctttttctctGTCGTACACTAAGGATAACCGTCGTGCATGGATTTTAATAGGAGGGAGCGAAAGAGATAAAGTGAGGGAGGGGCGGTGCTGTGCGAGGGAGAGGGGGCTGTCCCGGGTCCAACTAATCGGATTAGAAAACTGCATGTTCGgtttgtgtgtctctctctctctccatctcccCGGCCTACATGTCATGTTTGGGTGCACGTTTTTTCCAATTGTGTTCTCCACCTTCTCACACGCCGCTCCCAAATTGATGTTGCGTGCACGGAACTCCGAAGACTGACGATGGGCACGCGACGAAGTCATCCGAACCACCAGCGACAGCGCGCCACCGAATGAGTGCATGAAGAATCTTTTGGAGCGAGCACGTTTGATTGGAGTCCAACCCGGAGGAGACGGCCAGTCTATGCCCGCGCCCGGCTCGTCTGGCAGCGGTCGCTCCGGGTCAGATGGTGCTGATCACGGACGACAGGGATGGAGGAGTCGCAGCGTCGCTCCGGGtcaagcagctgcagcagctgaAAAGCACCGGCGCGGGCATCGTTCAAGTCCACCCGACCATAGGTGAGGAGGAAGACCACCTTGGCTCCTGTGAGGATGAAgaagacagcgaggaggaggacgacgagttCGAAGAAGTTGACTTTGAGGACTTGTGCGACACCAAGAGCATCACGTCCGACGACTCCTTCTACCCTCCGGATGATGCGTTCGTGCACTCTGATCGTTCGCTGTCCCCGCCGAGTCCTGAAGCCGTGTCGTTCTTCCGGGCGTGCTGCACCAACAACCCGGCTATGATCCGGATCATGATACGGCATGGGCTTGCGGAGGACGAGGTCAAGCAGACGGACCGGAACAATAGGGTATGCACGTCACTCATACAAACATCAAGTATTTACAGTTACAGTTGACTTGAGCAATGCATGGCCAGGGCTTTTAACCTGCACTTTATAGACAAATAATGGGGCCATGTTTGAATTGGAAAATTGGACACACAAATAATACAATTATcacaaatgatgatgatgatgattaatgCAACAATATAACAATCACACTAATTATGTAATAAATCGTGAATGTAAAATGTAAAGTATTTTTTAAACTAccataattataattatttctcatttttattaaaaaaaaatctataacaaatatatatacatatattctgGTTCGTCTGTCTTTACATATAAAGTGTACACAATTACGGGGACAATAACAACTGACATGACCTGACAAATAGATGACAGATGGATATATAACTACTGCCATTTTGTACTTTTATTTGCATGCTGTATCTTGCTGACACACTCGGATGAGTTCACTAGGGTGCATCAGATTCCGGAGAGAAATAATTAAGCCTAGGCTTTGTACAGAGGCTTACCGAACTATTTTAAGGCCTGGCTGGAAGGATACAGCCTGACTGACCCCCGTGTCATACTTGACTGTACTTGAACAGTCAGCCAAAGTTAAAGACAATCACTTCTAATTTCACCCCCAAATGAATCATGTAAAGTGAATCATTTTATCAAATGGTCCCTATCATGAATTCACGGGAAACTAAAAGTGAAACTAAGTCATCTGTGTTTTGAAAATGCCTGTGAGACTGATATGGTAGGACCAGCGTTCTACCTTGACTGTTACTTGTTATTTGGTTATTTATTcaatcacttttattttttttaattatagtgTCCCTTCTGGCAAAAAACTCCATTAGCCTCCTCCACTGTTTTACATCATATTTTACTCGCATATATGGGGACATAGTGTCCTTTTAACCCCTTCTGGGAAAGACTGTGTCCCtgattcaacacacacacacacatactcacacaCAGAGAATCCATTAAGTTTAAATGAGGCCACTGTTCTCGTTAGCCCCCCGCTCGCCTCCTGTCGACCACATTTTCCAAACAGGGGGGGATGCAGCAAGGAAGAATTCATACAGAATGTTGTTAGATTGTATGTGTTGAATCTTATTTGCAGGACAACAGTACAAGCAGTATTATTGCAAGTAGCCCAGCTAATGTAACTGATTGGAAAAATCAAAGTCATGCACATGTGATTTAATATAGCACCAGACAGGAGTGTTAACGCGTTCATTATTGACTGACACTGGCCTCCGGTCTGGTCGCTGTACTGTTACATTATTCATATACCCAGCGACAAAAGGAATCTATTTAagggttttgtttaaaaaaataaataaaataacaataacagTTTTTTCCCAGtttttaaaatttgaaatacaATGTGCATGTTGGTTCCAATTCTAATGCAAAGGGGAAGTCCATTACTTCACTCAGCACTTTTCTAGATCCATCAGTGTAGCAACTAGTCCAGCTGTCATTTCCAAGACGGCCACGCCCATGAAACGGGAACAAGCCTCCTGTAAAAACATGACAGAAagtgagaagaaagaaaaaagagctTTACTTTAGGTGCATCTGCATATTAATACGTGTAAGCTATTCTGTAATTCTATATCTGTAATGAAATATTGATAAATTTGACGGCTGTTCATAATAAAGTAAAATCCCAGGAAAAGCGCAACTTCCGTCAAATCAAGTCGTGATCACTGCCATATAAAACCCTCAGGTTTTATTGCAGCCATAAAACTCTCAATCACTTTCTTGCAAAATATCTTAAATTGAACACAACGTGCATAAAATAATGAAAGTCTCCAAACTGCTTTAGCCTGCTTTCCttcttatttgaaaaaaaaaaaaacacatacaatCATCTTCACTGTTTCTGTTCTGTCTCGTTTGGACTGCTTTTAAAATGGCTTTGGGTGTGTGGAGGGGATGATATTTCTGCTTTAGAATCCAGCCAGTACTGTAGATGTGGACAGGAGGTCAATAAATCATACACAACCATGCTGTGTTAGAGTAAGACACTAGTTTGCCGAGTAAATAACACATGCGCATTTATGAGACAGGTCTCTACATGCAAACAATTGTGCGTGGACCAGAGCCATGCAGTTAAAGTGAACATTTTCCAGA
Coding sequences:
- the ropn1l gene encoding ropporin-1-like protein, encoding MPPPETMYCSQQIKIPTGLPEVLKNFTKAAIRTQPKDLLVWSAAYFEALAKGETLPVKERLELNFDNQTKDAMLTPGLLKTLHKQLSTAETCDRATLQDKWQALCLPMEQLENMLILGNFGMDVSCMEFFALGCTALGDSLKTALKVACEILTEDEEGGAARIPFEIFSLLCTYLANLDPEMPQSHINGFLASLEPQAKAQHGMIKPLDFIHREDMQPPSDSSDKTVS